The Lutibacter profundi region GAAGCAATGTTTTGTAACCTTCTAAATCTTTTTCAATAACTATTTTAGAAAATTCTTTTTCCAGTTCACGCTTTTTTTCAATGGCGTTTGATTTTTTAATCCCTTGATTTTCTCCAATCCATTTTTTCCAATAGTTAGCAATTGAAGCAAATTTAGATGCGTATTTTATTTTTACAGCCTCGTTTTTACGCATATATGAATCTACTATTTTTAGAGCATTTTCTCTTATTTCAATTTTTGCAGGGTTTAAAACATTTACAATTTGGTCAATTCCTACTGCTGGTAAATACTCATTTGTACGACCAGGGAAACCAAAAACTAGTGTAAAATCGCCTTCTTCAACACCATCTAATGAAATTGGTAAATAATGATTGGGTGTATATGGCACATTCTCTTTTGAATATACTGCGGGTCTATTATTAGCATCCGCATAAATTCTAAACATAGAAAAATCACCTGTATGCCTAGGCCACATCCAATTATCTGTATCTGCTCCAAATTTACCAATTGCTGTTGGTGGAGCGCCTACCAAGCGTATATCTTTGTACACTTCAGTTATAAACAATAAATATTGATTGCCTTTATAAAATGACTTTACGTTTGCTTTTTGCCAAGTTTCTTTTGTTGCATTTGCAGTTACCTTATTAATATTTTGATTGATTAACTTCATTTTTGAAACTTCATCCATAGTATCTGAAACCCCTGCAAACACTTCTGAAGTTACATCATCTATTCTTTTAATAAAAGTAACCGTCATATTAGGGTTTGCCAATTCTTCCTTAAAACTCTTTGCCCAAAAGCCATTTTTTAAATAATCATTTTCAATAGATGAGTGTGACTGGATTGCTCCATAACCACAGTGATGATTTGTTAACAACAACCCTTTAGGTGAAATTATTTCAGAGGTACAACCTCCATTAAAATGTACAATTGCATCTTTTAAACTTGAATTGTTTACATCATAAATATCTTTTGCCGTTAATTTACTGCCTAATTGTTGCATTTCTTGCTCATTAATTCCTTCTAATAATGAAGGAATCCACATACCACCTTGAATATTTCTTGCATCTTGAACTATTGGTTCAACAGGGCTTATAACTATTTGTGTTGTTTCTTGTACAGTTTTACAAGAAACTGCCATAATGGCTATTAATAAATAAAGTTTTAAATTTTTCATTTCTTTATAATTTTACGTAACAAATATAGTTAACCATTCTCATATATTTAAGTTCAATATTCATTAAAAAAAATAGTATTTTAGCCAAAATTTTTAAACCCGTATGGATACAACGCCTTTTATTACACAAGATACAATTGCTTTTGGAATTATAATGCTAACTCTTGGTTTTGTTTTTTACACTTCTTCTAGCAAAAATAGCTTTTGGTTAAAATTTTATAAGATAATTCCTGCTCTTTTAATGGCGTATATGCTCCCTGCTATTTTTACATCAATAGGAATTATAGCTCCTGAATGGGAAACGATTAATGAAGCTGGAGTTATGGTAGATCACAAATCAAAATTATACTATGTAGCTAGTCGTTTTTTATTACCTGCATCTTTGGTATTAATGACTTTGAGTATGGATTTAAAAGCAGTTTTTAACTTAGGGCCAAAAGCTTTAATTATGTTTTTAACAGGTACCGTTGGAATTATTATTGGAGGCCCAATTGCAATTTTATTAATTTCATTAGTGTTTCCTGAAACTGTTGGAGGTGCTGGCCCTGATGCTGTATGGAGAGGATTAGCAACATTGGCAGGAAGTTGGATTGGCGGTGGGGCAAACCAAGCAGCCATGCTTGAGATTTATGAGTACAACCCTAAGAAATATGGAGGAATGGTACTGGTAGATATTATTGTTGCAAACTTATGGATGGCTATTTTATTAATTGGAATTGGAAAATCTAAAGCCATTGATAAATGGTTAAAGGCTGATACTTCTGCTATAGAAGAATTAAAAGAAAAGGTGTCTGCATATGCCTCAAAAGTTACTAGAAACCCTACTTTATCAGATTTAATAATTATTTTATCTATCGCATTTACCGTTGTAGGTTTTTCTCATTTTGGAGCAAACTCAATCTCGTCATTTTTAAAAGATAATTTTGAAGCTGTAAGTGACAAAAGTTCTGCCTTATCTTCTTTTGGTTCTCAATTTTTTTGGATGATAAGTATTGCAACTTTCATTGGAATTTTACTTTCATTTACAAAATTTAAAAAGTATGAAGGTGCTGGAGCAAGTAAAATTGGAAGTGTGTTTATTTACATATTAGTTGCAACCATAGGTATGAAAATGGATTTAGGAAAAATATTAGAAAACCCCGGTCTAATATTAATAGGGCTAGTTTGGATGACCATTCATGCGCTGTTATTAATTACAGTTGCAAAAATAATTAAAGCGCCTTTCTTCTTTTTAGCTGTTGGAAGCCAAGCAAATGTTGGTGGAGCTGCCTCTGCTCCTATTGTTGCTGCAGCTTTTCACCCTGCTTTAGCTAGTGTTGGAGTGCTACTTGCTGTTTTTGGCTATGTAGTTGGTACTTATGGCGCCATGTTAACCGCCGAATTAATGCGCATTGTTGCACCTTAAATTCATATAAAAAGTAGATATTTGTAAGTATAAAATAATTTTGATGAAAAAAATAATTAGTTGCATTGTTATTGTTAGCCTTTTAATTTCTTGCGGAGAAAGTAAAAAAGGAAGTTTAACTGTTAAAGGAAACATTCGTGGTTTAAAAAAAGGAACTGTGTATTTACAAAAATTCAAAGATACGTTACTGGTTTCTGTAGATTCAGTTCAATTAAATGGCGATAGTAATTTTATACTTGTTGATAATATTGAGAACCCTGAAATATATTACGTTACACTTAATAAAAATGCCAATCAAAAAATTCCCTTTTTTGGTGAGAAAGGCGAAATTACAATCACATCAAAACTTGATAAATTCCAAACTGCAGCTAAAATTTCAGGTTCTTTAAATCAAGAATTGTTAGACGAATATAATGCAATGGCAAAAAAATTTAGTGGAAAACAATTAGACCTAATTAAAGAGAAGTTTGAAGCACAAAAAAACAATGACACCGCCTTAATTTCAAAAATCAAGAAAGAGGAAACTAGTTTAATTAGACGAAAATATTATTACACTACAAACTTTGCCGTAAATAATGCTAAATTTGAGGTAGCTCCATACATTGCTTTAACTGAACTTTACTATGCAAACATTAAATTACTTGATACAGTGAACAATTCACTATCAAAAAAAGTAAAAGCTTCTAAGTATGGTAAAGAATTAAACGAGTTTATTGAAGGCATTAAAAAAAATGAAAAATAATAGTTGATACATAAAAATATAGGAGGCTGTCTAAAAAGTGTCATTCTGAATGTAAATGAAGAATCCCTTTGAAATTAAACACTTATATATCAAGATGTTGAGATTTTTCACTTTGTTCAAAATGACAAGTATAATTGCTTTTCAGACAGCCTATTTTTTATTTATATACTCAAACTGTAACATTTTAATCATAAAACACACCTATCAATAGCATACAAATTAACCTTGTGACCAAAGACCTTGAACATAAATTTATTTCTGAGTTTCAACAGCATCAGAATATAATTCATAAAGTTTGTAGAATTTACACAAATAATCAAGAAGCTCACAATGATTTGTTTCAAGAGATTGCCATACAACTTTGGAAAGCATATCCAAAATTTAGAGGAGACTCAAAAATAAGCACTTGGATGTATAGAATTGGTTTAAATACCGCAATTACATTGTATAGAAAATCTAAAAGAACTATAAAAACTCAAGATTTTGATAATGTTTTATTTCGTATCCAATCAACTAGTTATGATGATACAGAAGAAGAACAATTGAAGTTAATGTATAAAGCCATTTATCAATTATCAGATATCGATAAAGCATTGATTTTCTTGTACTTGGAGGATAAAAACTATAAAGAAATATCTGATACAATTGGTATTTCAGAAGTGAACGCAAGGGTGAAGATGAATAGAATTAAAACTCGATTAAGAACAATATTAAATCCGTAAATTATGGATGAATTAGATTTATTGAAAAAAGATTGGAAAAAGCAGGGTGAAAAATTTAATGAATTATCTTATAGTGAAATCTATAATTTAATTCATAAAAAATCATCTTCTGTTGTAAAATGGATCTTTATTATTTGTATTGCCGAATTTGTTTTTTGGGGACTAATTAGCTTACTAATTCCAGATAGTTTTTTAGAAATTTATGAAAAGTTACATCTTAAAACAATACTAAATATATTTTATGTTATCCATTATGTAGTAAGTGGTGTATTTTTATATTTATTTTATAAAAACTACAACTTAATATCTGTTATTGACAATACACGTTTATTAATGAAAAAGATAATAAAAACACGTAAAACTGTAAATTATTATGTGTATTATAATATTATTATGTCGGTCATCTTGTCACTTATTGTCAACTTTGTTATGTTTTCTAAACCTGACCTCTTAATGCAAGTTATGAATCCTAAAAATCTTGTAGTTAATACTGACAAATTTTTTACTATTATGCTAATTGCCCAAATTATTGGTTTAGCTGTAACCATTGGTTTGCTATGGCTCTATTATAGAATTATTTATGGTATTTTACTTCGGAAATTAAATAAAAATTTTAAAGAGTTAGAAACTTTAGAATAATATTTAACATACTAAAATATTTACTAATTTTAAAACTTACTATATTCTATTATCTCCATCTAATAAACTACCTATTCCTCCTAAAATACTACCTTCTCCTCTCGTTTTATTCCCCGTTTGAGGAGCTAAAGCTAAAATTCTGCCCGCCAACCTGCTAAAAGGTAAAGATTGCACATACACAATTCCTGGGCCTTTTAAAGTTGCGAAAAACAAGCCTTCACCTCCAAAAACTGTATTTTTAATTCCGCCAACAATCTCAATATCATAATCTATATCTTTTGTGAAACCAACTACACAACCGGTATCAACTTTTAAAACCTCTCCTGTTTTCAATATTTTTTTAGACATATTTCCTCCTGCATGAATAAAAGCCATTCCATCTCCTTCTAATTTTTCCATAATAAAACCTTCTCCTCCAAACAATCCTCTTCCCAAACGTTTTGAAAATTCAATACCTACACTAACTCCTTTAGCTGCACATAAAAATGCATCTTTCTGGCAAATAAACTTCCCTTCAACTTCACTTAAATCAATAGGTATAATTTTACCAGGATATGGAGCTGCAAATGAAACTCTCTTTTTGTTACTGCCAACATTTGAAAAAAGGGTCATAAACAAACCTTCCCCTGTTAATAACCTCTTACCTGCTGAAAATAGTTTACTCATAATCCCTTCTTCTTTATTAGAGCCATCTCCAAAAATAGTTTCCATCTCAATGGCATCATTCATCATCATAAAACTACCAGATTCAGCAATAACACTTTCTTTTGGGTCTAGTTCAATTTCAACAAATTGCATTTCTTCACCATAAATTTTATAATCTATTTCATGTGCATTCATAATTTTATTCTAGGTTATTTTTTAGATTTTAATTTTAAGCTCCACTCATATTTATAAGCTGAAACTTGATCGCCTTTTTCATCGATACCAACAGAATTCATTGAAATTGTTTGTCCTTCTCCTGTTTCAATAGTTCTTTTAAGAGCCTCATCAATCAAATTACCATCATTACAAGTAAATGTGATTAAACCAACCGCCTTCTTTGTAAAAGTTCCTGAATGATTGGTCACAAGCATAGAAATTTTTTGACCACTTTCACTAATTTTCTTGATAACAATAGCTCCTGTTGAAAGCTCTGAAGCCATTGATTGTACAGCAAAATACATAGAATTAAATGGATTTTGATTTATCCATTTGTATTTTACAGTTACAACTGCTTTTTCATTATCAATCTCTTTTAATTTCACTCCACACAAATACGCTGATGGTAATTTAAACATCAAAAATCGCTTCATATTTTTTACAGTAACTTCCATATAAGTTTGTACTAATTTTTCGACAAGTTAATTAAAATAATTGAGCGTAAATAACTATTTTTTTGTTAAAATTATGTTAAATTATAGTACTATGTATTGCACATTACTATCTTTTATACATATATTTGCATAGGAGATTACCATAATCGAAATTTATGATTACACAAAACGATAAAAATTATAGTTCATTAACTCATCTTAGTAGTTTTTCAGGGTGGTTTTTCCCATTTGGAAATATTATTGTACCACTAGTATTGTGGTCTGCAAAAAAAAATGAAAGTTCATACATTGACACTCATGGGAAATCAGCTGTTGACTTTCAGCTAAGTTTACTTTTATATGGATTTTTACTTACTTTATTATTCATACCAATTGTTATTTTTACTTTAGGATTGGGTTTAATAGCAATTATTGTAGGTGTTATACCTGCAATACTCTTAAAAATTGCCTTAATTATTATTGCAAGTATGAAAGCGAGTAATGGAGAGTTTTACAAATACCCATTTACCATAGAGTTTATTAAATAACTATATGCTTTTAAATTATTAAATCTCAAAACTTATGAAGATAGAAAACACAAAAGCTCAAATGCGAAAAGGAGTTTTAGAGTATTGCATACTTTCAATATTACAACATGGAGATGCTTACACTTCTGAAATTATATCGCATTTAAAAGATGCAAAATTACTGGTTGTTGAAGGAACTGTTTACCCTTTACTAACTAGATTAAAAAATGCAGGTTTACTCAGTTACCGCTGGGAAGAATCAACATCAGGACCACCAAGAAAATACTATGCATTAACAGAAACAGGTAACTTTTTTTTAAAAGAATTAAACACTACTTGGAGTGAACTTGTAAAAGCCGTAAACTTAGTAACTACCAATAAACCAACTACAAAATGAACAAGACAATAAATATAAACTTAGGAGGTATCTTTTTTCATATTGATGAATTAGCTTATCAAAAATTAAAACTTTATTTAGATGCCATTAGACGATCTTTAAGTGATGACCCTCAAGGAAGAGATGAAATTTTAAATGATATTGAACATAGAATTGGTGAATTGCTTTCAGAAAGAATTAAGAATGAACGTCAAGTTGTTAATGAAAATGACATAGATGAAATCACTAAAATAATGGGGAAACCTGAAGACTATATGGTTGATGAAGAAATTTTTGAAGAGGAACCAACATATCGTTCTAAAACTTCTTCAAAAAAATTATTTAGAGATGGTGATGATAAATTTTTGGGAGGTGTATGTTCTGGATTAGCACATTATTTTGGTATGGACGTAACCTGGATGCGCATTATTTGGCTTATTTTATTTTTTGGTTTTGGAGTTGGATTTTTAATATATCCATTATTATGGATATTAATTCCGGTAGCTGAAACTACAGCTGAAAAATTACAAATGAAAGGAGAACCTGTAAATATTAGTAATATTGAACGTAAAATTAGAGAGGAGTTTCAAGATGTTACATCACGTGTTAAAGAGGGTGTTAGCAACGTAACCCATAAAGTTAATAGCGAAGAATTTAAAAATAAAGCAAAATCTGGTATGCAAGAAATGGTAGATACATTGGGGAAAATTATTCTTGCTATTTTAACTATTTTTGGTAAAATTATTGGTGCACTTTTAATTTTTATTGCTTCAGCAACTTTAATTGGGTTAATATTTGGAGCTTTTTCTTGGGGTAGTGTAGAAATATTAGGCTTTGGAAAAGATTATGTAAACTACCCTCCATTTTTTTATAACTCTGTTGTTCCCTCTTGGATTTTAATCTTATTTACTTTTATTGCTATTGGAATTCCATTTATAATATTGTTTATGCTTGGATTAAAAATTATTTCAAACAACGTAAAATCATTTAGCACAACCACAAAATTATCGTTATTAGGAGTTTGGATTATCTCTTTACTAGGCTTAGGCTTTGCAGGTATTAATTTTGCAACACAAACAGCATATGATGGTGTTTTTATCCAAAAACAAGATTTAACAATAGCAACTGACACACTAGTTGTAAAAATGATTGGTGATGATAACCTTTCGAATAAAAGTGAGTTAAGAAGACGTTATGATTATGAAACGGTATATGATAATGACGTACAAAAACTTTATTCAACTAGAATAAATGTAGCTATTAAACCTACCGATAAAACAATTGCCTATATTAAAATAAGAAAAGAGTCTGAAGGTAAAAATCGTTTAGCTGCAAACAATGACGCAGAAACAATTGAATACCAATTCAATTTAGAGGGTAAAAACCTATTACTGAATGGTTATTTCTTATCAGATTTCAAAAATAAGTTTAAAAGTCAATCTGTTGATGTTATTATTTACTTACCTATTAACTCAATAATTTATTTAAATAATTCTACGAAAACTTATTTAGATGATGTAGATAATATTCAAGACATACTCAATAGAGATATGCCAAAACATTATTTTAAAATGACTGAGAATGGATTAGAATGTTTAGACTGTAACCTGGCTATTTATGGAAATAATTTTAAAAATAAAAACAACCATTTTAAATTAGACATTGATAAAAATGGTTTAAATATAAAAGTAAAAGACGGTGATAAAAATGCAGAAATTAAAATTGATGAGAACGGAATTAAAATTGAATAATTACAGTTCATACTCCTAATTCAACAACTCATATAAAAAAATTATGTATCTCTTTCACTTTAAAATACTTTTGAAGTAACAAACAAAATAACTCTATATGAAAACTTTAACAAAAATAACAGCATTACTTGTAATTTTATTGACAACTTCTTCATGTTTTTTAGATGGAATAACAGGTATTCGAGGAAACGGAAAAGTAATTTCTGAAGAACGCACAATTAATTCTGATTTTGATAAGATTAAAGTACAGCAAGGAATTAATTTATACATAACACAAGGAAATTCAACAGGTTTAGAGGTTGAAGCAGATGAGAATATAATTGGCTTGTTGATTACTGAAGTAAAAGACAATGAATTAAACATCTATTTTGAAAAAAATGTTTACAGAGCAAAAGCACGTGATGTTTATGTAACAGCTACTAATATTTCTAAAATAAAAACATCTAGTGGAGCTTCAGTAAAATCTGATGACATACTGCAAGTCAACTCATTAAATCTTAATGCCAGTAGTGGAAGTTCAATTAAAATCTATGTAAATGCTGAAGAAATAACTAGTTCAGCCTCAAGTGGTGCAAACATAGATATTTTTGGAAAAACGACATCTTTTTCAGCAACAGCCAGCAGCGGTAGTTCAATTGATGCTGACGAATTAAAAACTGTTATCGCTTATGCAAAAGCAAGTAGTGGAGCAAATATAGATTTAAATGTTTCAAAGAAACTTACAGCAAAAGCAAGTAGTGGTGGTGATATTGATTATGAAGGCAACCCTACTGATGTTAACAAAGACACCTCTTCAGGAGGTCGTGTTTCAGGAAGCTAATTCCAATTTATATATTAAATTGTTAAGCCAATTTCATTATTATAATGAGTTGGCTTTTTTTGTTTAAATTTGTAAAACTTAACCTCCATAATAAAAAAAATGTTAATATTGATAAAATATTAACAAAATTTAACTGCAAGTTGCATACATTTGCATTTAATTATTTTTATAAAATGTATAAAATATTATGCAAAAAAGAAACACTACACATTCATTTCATATCCCTGTTATGGGAATTGCCTTTACAATAGATAGTCCTATTAAAATAGCTAAATATGGTATTTCATCTGTTATTTCAATTGTAGACGACTTTCTAGTAGAAAAAATGAATGAATATTACTCAAATAAATTTAAGATTCCATACAAAGCTATC contains the following coding sequences:
- a CDS encoding DUF4870 domain-containing protein, encoding MITQNDKNYSSLTHLSSFSGWFFPFGNIIVPLVLWSAKKNESSYIDTHGKSAVDFQLSLLLYGFLLTLLFIPIVIFTLGLGLIAIIVGVIPAILLKIALIIIASMKASNGEFYKYPFTIEFIK
- a CDS encoding PspC domain-containing protein; amino-acid sequence: MNKTININLGGIFFHIDELAYQKLKLYLDAIRRSLSDDPQGRDEILNDIEHRIGELLSERIKNERQVVNENDIDEITKIMGKPEDYMVDEEIFEEEPTYRSKTSSKKLFRDGDDKFLGGVCSGLAHYFGMDVTWMRIIWLILFFGFGVGFLIYPLLWILIPVAETTAEKLQMKGEPVNISNIERKIREEFQDVTSRVKEGVSNVTHKVNSEEFKNKAKSGMQEMVDTLGKIILAILTIFGKIIGALLIFIASATLIGLIFGAFSWGSVEILGFGKDYVNYPPFFYNSVVPSWILILFTFIAIGIPFIILFMLGLKIISNNVKSFSTTTKLSLLGVWIISLLGLGFAGINFATQTAYDGVFIQKQDLTIATDTLVVKMIGDDNLSNKSELRRRYDYETVYDNDVQKLYSTRINVAIKPTDKTIAYIKIRKESEGKNRLAANNDAETIEYQFNLEGKNLLLNGYFLSDFKNKFKSQSVDVIIYLPINSIIYLNNSTKTYLDDVDNIQDILNRDMPKHYFKMTENGLECLDCNLAIYGNNFKNKNNHFKLDIDKNGLNIKVKDGDKNAEIKIDENGIKIE
- a CDS encoding DUF819 domain-containing protein produces the protein MDTTPFITQDTIAFGIIMLTLGFVFYTSSSKNSFWLKFYKIIPALLMAYMLPAIFTSIGIIAPEWETINEAGVMVDHKSKLYYVASRFLLPASLVLMTLSMDLKAVFNLGPKALIMFLTGTVGIIIGGPIAILLISLVFPETVGGAGPDAVWRGLATLAGSWIGGGANQAAMLEIYEYNPKKYGGMVLVDIIVANLWMAILLIGIGKSKAIDKWLKADTSAIEELKEKVSAYASKVTRNPTLSDLIIILSIAFTVVGFSHFGANSISSFLKDNFEAVSDKSSALSSFGSQFFWMISIATFIGILLSFTKFKKYEGAGASKIGSVFIYILVATIGMKMDLGKILENPGLILIGLVWMTIHALLLITVAKIIKAPFFFLAVGSQANVGGAASAPIVAAAFHPALASVGVLLAVFGYVVGTYGAMLTAELMRIVAP
- a CDS encoding RNA polymerase sigma factor, with the translated sequence MTKDLEHKFISEFQQHQNIIHKVCRIYTNNQEAHNDLFQEIAIQLWKAYPKFRGDSKISTWMYRIGLNTAITLYRKSKRTIKTQDFDNVLFRIQSTSYDDTEEEQLKLMYKAIYQLSDIDKALIFLYLEDKNYKEISDTIGISEVNARVKMNRIKTRLRTILNP
- a CDS encoding S46 family peptidase; protein product: MKNLKLYLLIAIMAVSCKTVQETTQIVISPVEPIVQDARNIQGGMWIPSLLEGINEQEMQQLGSKLTAKDIYDVNNSSLKDAIVHFNGGCTSEIISPKGLLLTNHHCGYGAIQSHSSIENDYLKNGFWAKSFKEELANPNMTVTFIKRIDDVTSEVFAGVSDTMDEVSKMKLINQNINKVTANATKETWQKANVKSFYKGNQYLLFITEVYKDIRLVGAPPTAIGKFGADTDNWMWPRHTGDFSMFRIYADANNRPAVYSKENVPYTPNHYLPISLDGVEEGDFTLVFGFPGRTNEYLPAVGIDQIVNVLNPAKIEIRENALKIVDSYMRKNEAVKIKYASKFASIANYWKKWIGENQGIKKSNAIEKKRELEKEFSKIVIEKDLEGYKTLLPDFKQLYKEIESVSLARDYWVEVVYRNVELLGISFRMFQVEQAYLRGGEQGFEKSREATLAKLKGIFKNYSAEVDKPVFEKLVSLYAKKTPKEFVPSVMKDTSFTKITNNIYTNSKITSFEGVKELLSGSGKEVSQKLNADIGYQFGKELHTTFYNKIEPKFQQLNMQISAVQKKYMKALMEVFPTKRFFPDANGTLRVTYGQVRGYKPRDAVYYEPVSYLEGVIEKYVPDDYEFDVPQKLQDLYKSKDYGQYGENGKMAVNFLGTNHTTGGNSGSPTIDAYGNLIGLNFDRVWEGTMSDMNYDPAICRNIMVDIRYVLFIIDKYAGAKNLIDEMTLVHPKK
- a CDS encoding head GIN domain-containing protein; this translates as MKTLTKITALLVILLTTSSCFLDGITGIRGNGKVISEERTINSDFDKIKVQQGINLYITQGNSTGLEVEADENIIGLLITEVKDNELNIYFEKNVYRAKARDVYVTATNISKIKTSSGASVKSDDILQVNSLNLNASSGSSIKIYVNAEEITSSASSGANIDIFGKTTSFSATASSGSSIDADELKTVIAYAKASSGANIDLNVSKKLTAKASSGGDIDYEGNPTDVNKDTSSGGRVSGS
- a CDS encoding DUF4442 domain-containing protein translates to MEVTVKNMKRFLMFKLPSAYLCGVKLKEIDNEKAVVTVKYKWINQNPFNSMYFAVQSMASELSTGAIVIKKISESGQKISMLVTNHSGTFTKKAVGLITFTCNDGNLIDEALKRTIETGEGQTISMNSVGIDEKGDQVSAYKYEWSLKLKSKK
- a CDS encoding DUF4369 domain-containing protein, which gives rise to MKKIISCIVIVSLLISCGESKKGSLTVKGNIRGLKKGTVYLQKFKDTLLVSVDSVQLNGDSNFILVDNIENPEIYYVTLNKNANQKIPFFGEKGEITITSKLDKFQTAAKISGSLNQELLDEYNAMAKKFSGKQLDLIKEKFEAQKNNDTALISKIKKEETSLIRRKYYYTTNFAVNNAKFEVAPYIALTELYYANIKLLDTVNNSLSKKVKASKYGKELNEFIEGIKKNEK
- a CDS encoding TIGR00266 family protein; this encodes MNAHEIDYKIYGEEMQFVEIELDPKESVIAESGSFMMMNDAIEMETIFGDGSNKEEGIMSKLFSAGKRLLTGEGLFMTLFSNVGSNKKRVSFAAPYPGKIIPIDLSEVEGKFICQKDAFLCAAKGVSVGIEFSKRLGRGLFGGEGFIMEKLEGDGMAFIHAGGNMSKKILKTGEVLKVDTGCVVGFTKDIDYDIEIVGGIKNTVFGGEGLFFATLKGPGIVYVQSLPFSRLAGRILALAPQTGNKTRGEGSILGGIGSLLDGDNRI
- a CDS encoding PadR family transcriptional regulator, giving the protein MKIENTKAQMRKGVLEYCILSILQHGDAYTSEIISHLKDAKLLVVEGTVYPLLTRLKNAGLLSYRWEESTSGPPRKYYALTETGNFFLKELNTTWSELVKAVNLVTTNKPTTK